A window from Gallus gallus isolate bGalGal1 chromosome 5, bGalGal1.mat.broiler.GRCg7b, whole genome shotgun sequence encodes these proteins:
- the MRPL16 gene encoding 39S ribosomal protein L16, mitochondrial: MGWWRLWRPAAARGVRGGPGGARGGLWGLGGSAVPRAGLKKFLLPPDYSGITLPERPKLKFMEKVPSVPKARREPRQLRDIRGPSQVATNFTQGQYGILALGGGYLHWGHLEMIRLTIGRCMDPKNMFAIWRVPAPYKPLTKKSLGHRMGGGKGPIDRYVTAVKSGRLVVELGGRCEFEEVKPFLTQVAHKLPFPAVAVSRQSLQQMREEEEEKRLNNQNPWTFERVITSNMLGMRRYLSPYDLKLKGRYWGKFFLKHRV, from the exons ATGGGGTGGTGGCGGCTGTGGCGGCCCGCGGCGGCCCGCGGAGTTCGGGGGGGCCCTGGAGGGGCGCGAGGGGGACTTTGGG GCCTCGGCGGCAGCGCCGTCCCCCGGGCGGGCCTTAAGAAGTTCTTGCTCCCCCCTGACTACAGTG gcaTCACGCTGCCGGAGAGGCCGAAGCTGAAGTTCATGGAGAAGGTGCCATCAGTGCCCAAGGCCAGACGGGAACCACGGCAGCTGCGGGACATCCGCGGGCCTTCCCAGGTGGCCACGAACTTCACGCAGGGGCAGTACGGCATCCTG GCGCTGGGGGGTGGCTACCTGCACTGGGGGCACCTGGAGATGATCCGCTTGACCATCGGGCGCTGCATGGACCCCAAGAACATGTTCGCCATCTGGCGCGTGCCAGCCCCCTACAAACCACTGACCAAGAAGAGCCTTGGACACCGCATGGGAGGCGGCAAAGGCCCCATCGACCGCTACGTGACAGCGGTGAAGAGCGGACGGCTCGTGGTGGAGCTTGGCGGGCGCTGCGAGTTCGAGGAGGTGAAACCCTTCCTCACGCAGGTGGCCCACAAGCTGCCCTTCCCCGCTGTTGCTGTGAGCCGCCAGAGCCTGCAGCAGATGcgggaagaggaggaggagaagaggctCAACAACCAGAACCCCTGGACCTTCGAGCGCGTCATCACTTCCAACATGCTGGGCATGCGAAGGTACCTCAGCCCCTACGACCTGAAGCTGAAGGGACGTTACTGGGGGAAATTCTTCCTCAAGCACAGGGTGTAG
- the GIF gene encoding cobalamin binding intrinsic factor isoform X2 has product MQRQRGTAGTEVLRMLGVALSTAVLLALAGCGAEGTDPQNCTVSAEERARMLGILQLSAMDSGTPNPSVLLALNLAGDSSKARQELLERIKETAAKQAKDMSSGQVALYTLALRSSCCDPRDVAAHGQSVDLLSILQEKTDQELTHLEQNGTPKSSLFSVGLDAQALCVTGAGDYESAATILAKQLQRSQDKLSVDEQAMMALALVCAYNRTEHKDVQDLLNRTLTMVSNGFLDKQAEGNGIIGNIYSTGLAMQLLLAAGKFYAPRPWDCTQPVAAITAQHLQQPMAVAQALPALVGRTYLDSASLDCSPEAPTTAGMQLDTVLTKGTTPEQAGSNITVNYTITNEVRGKHFSYSTEVEVPAGSVLLVVLEEAQKSNKTIFSFKTESTFWGPMVVSIHGLAASENDRTFWQFFNGSVPLQEGVGTYKPQDGEHIRAVFSTY; this is encoded by the exons ATGCAGCGTCAGAGGGGCACCGCTGGCACTGAGGTTCTGAGGATGCTCGGCGTGGCTCTCAGCACTGCGGTGCTTCTGGCACTTGCAGGCTGTGGGGCGGAAGGCACGGACCCCCAGAACTGCA CTGTCAGTGCTGAGGAGCGTGCCCGCATGCTGGGGattctgcagctctcagctaTGGACAGCGGGACGCCCAACCCCAGTGTGCTGCTGGCCCTCAACCtggctggggacagcagcaagGCCCGGCAGGAGCTGCTCGAGAGGATCAAGGAGACGGCAGCGAAGCAAGCAAAAG ACATGTCCTCGGGCCAGGTGGCCCTGTACACGCTGGCCCTGCGCTCCTCCTGCTGTGACCCGAGAGACGTGGCGGCACATGGGCAGAGCGTCGACCTGCTCAGCATCCTTCAGGAGAAGACGGACCAGGAGTTGACGCATCTAG AGCAGAACGGCACCCCAAAGAGCTCGCTGTTCAGCGTGGGGCTGGACGCGCAAGCGCTGTGCGTGACGGGGGCAGGTGACTACGAGAGCGCTGCCACCATCCTGgccaagcagctgcagagatCACAGGACAAGCTCTCCGTGG ACGAGCAGGCCATGATGGCACTGGCACTGGTGTGTGCCTACAACCGGACCGAGCACAAGGATGTGCAAGACCTGCTGAACAGAACACTGACAATGGTGTCCAACGGCTTCCTCGACAAGCAGGCAGAGGGAAATGGCATAATTGGGAACATCTACAGCACAGGTCTggccatgcagctgctgctggctgcaggcaaGTTCTATGCCCCGCGGCCGTGGGACTGCACCCAGCCTGTGGCTGCCATCACCgcacagcacctgcagcagcccaTGGCCGTGGCTCAGGCACTGCCAGCCCTGGTGGGCAGAACCTACCTGGATTCTGCCAGCCTGGACTGCAGCCCTGAAGCACCCACAACCGCTGGAATGCAGTTGGACACTGTCCTGACCAAGGGCACGACACCAGAGCAAG CGGGATCCAACATCACGGTGAACTACACCATCACCAACGAGGTGAGAGGGAAGCACTTCAGCTATAGCACCGAAGTGGAAGTCCCAGCTGGCTCCGTGCTGCTGGTCGtgctggaggaggcacagaAGTCCAACAAGACCATCTTCAG CTTCAAGACAGAGTCAACGTTCTGGGGCCCAATGGTGGTGTCCATCCACGGGCTGGCTGCCAGTGAGAATGACAGGACCTTCTGGCAGTTCTTCAATGGCAGCGTCCCACTGCAGGAag GGGTTGGCACATACAAACCACAGGACGGGGAGCACATCCGGGCTGTCTTCAGCACCTACTGA
- the GIF gene encoding cobalamin binding intrinsic factor isoform X1, whose amino-acid sequence MQRQRGTAGTEVLRMLGVALSTAVLLALAGCGAEGTDPQNCTVSAEERARMLGILQLSAMDSGTPNPSVLLALNLAGDSSKARQELLERIKETAAKQAKDMSSGQVALYTLALRSSCCDPRDVAAHGQSVDLLSILQEKTDQELTHLEQNGTPKSSLFSVGLDAQALCVTGAGDYESAATILAKQLQRSQDKLSVDEQAMMALALVCAYNRTEHKDVQDLLNRTLTMVSNGFLDKQAEGNGIIGNIYSTGLAMQLLLAAGKFYAPRPWDCTQPVAAITAQHLQQPMAVAQALPALVGRTYLDSASLDCSPEAPTTAGMQLDTVLTKGTTPEQAGSNITVNYTITNEVRGKHFSYSTEVEVPAGSVLLVVLEEAQKSNKTIFSFKTESTFWGPMVVSIHGLAASENDRTFWQFFNGSVPLQEGVGTYKPQDGEHIRAVFSIY is encoded by the exons ATGCAGCGTCAGAGGGGCACCGCTGGCACTGAGGTTCTGAGGATGCTCGGCGTGGCTCTCAGCACTGCGGTGCTTCTGGCACTTGCAGGCTGTGGGGCGGAAGGCACGGACCCCCAGAACTGCA CTGTCAGTGCTGAGGAGCGTGCCCGCATGCTGGGGattctgcagctctcagctaTGGACAGCGGGACGCCCAACCCCAGTGTGCTGCTGGCCCTCAACCtggctggggacagcagcaagGCCCGGCAGGAGCTGCTCGAGAGGATCAAGGAGACGGCAGCGAAGCAAGCAAAAG ACATGTCCTCGGGCCAGGTGGCCCTGTACACGCTGGCCCTGCGCTCCTCCTGCTGTGACCCGAGAGACGTGGCGGCACATGGGCAGAGCGTCGACCTGCTCAGCATCCTTCAGGAGAAGACGGACCAGGAGTTGACGCATCTAG AGCAGAACGGCACCCCAAAGAGCTCGCTGTTCAGCGTGGGGCTGGACGCGCAAGCGCTGTGCGTGACGGGGGCAGGTGACTACGAGAGCGCTGCCACCATCCTGgccaagcagctgcagagatCACAGGACAAGCTCTCCGTGG ACGAGCAGGCCATGATGGCACTGGCACTGGTGTGTGCCTACAACCGGACCGAGCACAAGGATGTGCAAGACCTGCTGAACAGAACACTGACAATGGTGTCCAACGGCTTCCTCGACAAGCAGGCAGAGGGAAATGGCATAATTGGGAACATCTACAGCACAGGTCTggccatgcagctgctgctggctgcaggcaaGTTCTATGCCCCGCGGCCGTGGGACTGCACCCAGCCTGTGGCTGCCATCACCgcacagcacctgcagcagcccaTGGCCGTGGCTCAGGCACTGCCAGCCCTGGTGGGCAGAACCTACCTGGATTCTGCCAGCCTGGACTGCAGCCCTGAAGCACCCACAACCGCTGGAATGCAGTTGGACACTGTCCTGACCAAGGGCACGACACCAGAGCAAG CGGGATCCAACATCACGGTGAACTACACCATCACCAACGAGGTGAGAGGGAAGCACTTCAGCTATAGCACCGAAGTGGAAGTCCCAGCTGGCTCCGTGCTGCTGGTCGtgctggaggaggcacagaAGTCCAACAAGACCATCTTCAG CTTCAAGACAGAGTCAACGTTCTGGGGCCCAATGGTGGTGTCCATCCACGGGCTGGCTGCCAGTGAGAATGACAGGACCTTCTGGCAGTTCTTCAATGGCAGCGTCCCACTGCAGGAag GGGTTGGCACATACAAACCACAGGATGGGGAGCACATCCGGGCTGTCTTCAGCATCTACTGA
- the LOC107056412 gene encoding membrane-spanning 4-domains subfamily A member 12-like, with protein sequence MQGMGTLRLGSRAVMYTAETLPKGKNRVMGTIQIMTGFMHIGFGIVLTTLTNVYSSIFITGEIPFLGGVSFIISGCLSIGAEKSPTECAVKGSQATNIISAIFALLGIVAFIIDLNFNGLYRSSDDYYSYLVLLAGNGISIVLLIFTILEFCIAVATANFWCRATRLSPNEAMLIVPSTTRVDLAVVQAELPQPPSYSELAAPEA encoded by the exons ATGCAGGGGATGGGGACGCTGCGGCTGGGGAGCCGTGCCGTCATGTACACGGCCGAGACCCTGCCCAAGGGCAAGAACCGAGTGATGGGG ACTATCCAGATCATGACCGGCTTCATGCACATTGGCTTCGGTATCGTCCTGACCACACTCACCAATGTCTACTCCTCCATCTTCATCACCGGCGAGATCCCTTTCCTGGGCGGTGTGTCT TTCATCATCTCGGGCTGCCTGTCCATTGGGGCAGAGAAGAGTCCCACAGAGTGTGCG GTGAAGGGCAGCCAGGCCACGAACATCATCAGTGCCATCTTTGCGCTCCTGGGCATCGTCGCCTTCATCATTGACCTCAACTTCAACGGGCTGTACCGCTCCAGCGATGACTACTACAGCTACCTTGTCCTG CTCGCAGGGAATGGCATCTCCATCGTGCTGCTCATCTTCACCATCCTGGAGTTCTGCATTGCTGTCGCCACTGCCAACTTCTGGTGCCGGGCAACACGCCTCAGCCCCAACGAG gcCATGCTGATTGTGCCCAGCACCACCAGAGTGGACCTGGCCGTGGTGCAAGCAGAGCTGCCACAGCCGCCCAGCTACTCAGAG CTGGCAGCTCCTGAAGCATAG
- the LOC107056412 gene encoding membrane-spanning 4-domains subfamily A member 12-like isoform X1 codes for MQGMGTLRLGSRAVMYTAETLPKGKNRVMGTIQIMTGFMHIGFGIVLTTLTNVYSSIFITGEIPFLGGVSFIISGCLSIGAEKSPTECAVKGSQATNIISAIFALLGIVAFIIDLNFNGLYRSSDDYYSYLVLAMLIVPSTTRVDLAVVQAELPQPPSYSELAAPEA; via the exons ATGCAGGGGATGGGGACGCTGCGGCTGGGGAGCCGTGCCGTCATGTACACGGCCGAGACCCTGCCCAAGGGCAAGAACCGAGTGATGGGG ACTATCCAGATCATGACCGGCTTCATGCACATTGGCTTCGGTATCGTCCTGACCACACTCACCAATGTCTACTCCTCCATCTTCATCACCGGCGAGATCCCTTTCCTGGGCGGTGTGTCT TTCATCATCTCGGGCTGCCTGTCCATTGGGGCAGAGAAGAGTCCCACAGAGTGTGCG GTGAAGGGCAGCCAGGCCACGAACATCATCAGTGCCATCTTTGCGCTCCTGGGCATCGTCGCCTTCATCATTGACCTCAACTTCAACGGGCTGTACCGCTCCAGCGATGACTACTACAGCTACCTTGTCCTG gcCATGCTGATTGTGCCCAGCACCACCAGAGTGGACCTGGCCGTGGTGCAAGCAGAGCTGCCACAGCCGCCCAGCTACTCAGAG CTGGCAGCTCCTGAAGCATAG
- the LOC107056412 gene encoding membrane-spanning 4-domains subfamily A member 12-like isoform X2 encodes MQGMGTLRLGSRAVMYTAETLPKGKNRVMGFIISGCLSIGAEKSPTECAVKGSQATNIISAIFALLGIVAFIIDLNFNGLYRSSDDYYSYLVLLAGNGISIVLLIFTILEFCIAVATANFWCRATRLSPNEAMLIVPSTTRVDLAVVQAELPQPPSYSELAAPEA; translated from the exons ATGCAGGGGATGGGGACGCTGCGGCTGGGGAGCCGTGCCGTCATGTACACGGCCGAGACCCTGCCCAAGGGCAAGAACCGAGTGATGGGG TTCATCATCTCGGGCTGCCTGTCCATTGGGGCAGAGAAGAGTCCCACAGAGTGTGCG GTGAAGGGCAGCCAGGCCACGAACATCATCAGTGCCATCTTTGCGCTCCTGGGCATCGTCGCCTTCATCATTGACCTCAACTTCAACGGGCTGTACCGCTCCAGCGATGACTACTACAGCTACCTTGTCCTG CTCGCAGGGAATGGCATCTCCATCGTGCTGCTCATCTTCACCATCCTGGAGTTCTGCATTGCTGTCGCCACTGCCAACTTCTGGTGCCGGGCAACACGCCTCAGCCCCAACGAG gcCATGCTGATTGTGCCCAGCACCACCAGAGTGGACCTGGCCGTGGTGCAAGCAGAGCTGCCACAGCCGCCCAGCTACTCAGAG CTGGCAGCTCCTGAAGCATAG
- the MS4A4A gene encoding membrane spanning 4-domains A4A yields the protein MATTVTESGGVRIITEVIPATDPRAAQLVSGSVQPTVSSFQISGFRRAQPKVLGTIHIVTGIIHLCFGVILTCAENNSALSLPVASGVFFWLGVLLLVSGSLLVESEKRENILLVKVCCVANAAVILSSLVAMLIHTVAITHNIPGCRSSASMPLLVRQEWCFSAETKALSNGFDSILVLFGLLEFCTAVAALAFGCTAIKQYSYTRMVL from the exons ATGGCAACCACGGTGACGGAATCCGGCGGCGTGAGGATCATCACAGAGGTCATCCCGGCCACAGACCCACGGGCAGCCCAGCTGGTCTCCGGCTCCGTCCAGCCCACCGTGTCTTCTTTCCAAATCAGCGGCTTCAGGAGAGCACAGCCCAAAGTGCTGGGG ACCATTCACATCGTCACTGGCATCATCCACTTGTGCTTTGGTGTCATCCTGACCTGTGCAGAGAACAACAGTGCCCTTTCCCTTCCTGTGGCCAGCGGAGTCTTCTTCTGGCTTGGGGTCCTG CTCCTGGTTTCAGGCTCTCTCCTGGTAGAAAgtgagaaaagagagaacatCCTGCTG GTGAAGGTGTGTTGCGTGGCCAACGCCGCCGTCATCCTCAGCTCGCTGGTGGCCATGCTTATACACACGGTGGCCATCACCCACAACATCCCCGGCTGCAGAAGCAGCGCCAGCATGCCGCTCCTGGTGAGGCAGGAATGGTGCTTCAGCGCCGAGACCAAG GCCCTGAGCAACGGCTTCGACTCCATCCTCGTCCTCTTCGGCCTGCTGGAGTTCTGCACAGCCGTGGCGGCCCTGGCCTTCGGCTGCACTGCCATCAAGCAGTACAGTTACACACGCATG gtGCTGTAG